The following proteins come from a genomic window of Synechococcus sp. BIOS-E4-1:
- a CDS encoding chemotaxis protein, with protein sequence MTQSVSFRITRTAEDVAQMLNALSQRLVKLEQRLESLELQVRQQRSEAETMPAEQRQRLDDVDQLLLDCQELLNSTELCSDAVSNSAEMLSQPSMSESEHEAAAA encoded by the coding sequence ATGACTCAGTCCGTATCCTTCCGCATCACTCGTACGGCGGAAGATGTCGCCCAGATGCTCAACGCCCTGTCGCAGCGTCTGGTCAAGCTTGAACAGCGCCTGGAGAGCCTGGAGCTGCAAGTGCGTCAGCAGCGCAGTGAGGCCGAAACCATGCCGGCTGAACAACGGCAGCGTCTGGATGACGTGGATCAACTGCTGCTCGATTGCCAGGAGTTGTTGAACAGCACTGAGCTTTGTTCGGATGCGGTTTCCAATTCAGCTGAAATGTTGTCTCAGCCTTCAATGAGTGAGTCTGAACACGAGGCTGCGGCCGCATAA
- a CDS encoding AbrB family transcriptional regulator, translated as MPSLMILLVYALAGTGMGLLALKTGIPAAPLAGALIGAAVVSMSGRLELAEWPPGTRTALQIGIGTVIGTGLTQTSLEQLQNLWKPAVLITLTLVMTGLVVGLWASRLLGVDPLITLLGAAPGGISGMSLVGEDYGVGAAVAALHAVRLITVLLVLPLVVKLLTPLGLGNS; from the coding sequence ATGCCTTCTCTGATGATCCTGCTGGTGTATGCCCTGGCCGGAACTGGAATGGGACTACTCGCTCTGAAAACTGGGATTCCAGCTGCACCGCTTGCGGGCGCACTGATCGGTGCTGCGGTGGTGAGCATGAGCGGGCGTCTTGAGCTTGCCGAATGGCCGCCCGGTACGCGCACTGCTCTTCAGATAGGAATCGGAACGGTGATCGGCACCGGACTGACGCAAACATCTCTCGAGCAGCTGCAAAATCTCTGGAAGCCAGCGGTGCTGATCACGCTCACGCTGGTGATGACAGGTCTGGTGGTTGGTCTATGGGCCAGTCGTCTGCTTGGCGTTGATCCTCTGATCACCCTGCTGGGAGCAGCGCCCGGTGGAATCAGCGGCATGAGCCTTGTCGGAGAGGATTACGGCGTCGGCGCCGCTGTTGCGGCACTGCATGCAGTGCGACTGATCACCGTGCTTCTGGTTCTGCCACTGGTGGTGAAACTGCTCACACCTCTCGGGCTTGGCAATTCCTGA
- a CDS encoding DUF6554 family protein, protein MASLRTRLAVLLPLAGMLLAAAPVEAASADSKKGAQVYCYMRSNGNDHSVSFKASYALIKRQSSGVFKTSPEHAAVMITETVVEEPGSYPDCGRYLGDLFGRKSSKKSSSASSASSITNSSSNGATSTDWDADDRYSY, encoded by the coding sequence ATGGCCAGCCTCCGCACCCGCCTCGCCGTCCTGCTGCCACTGGCTGGGATGCTGCTCGCAGCTGCACCTGTTGAGGCTGCGAGCGCCGACTCCAAAAAGGGCGCTCAGGTGTATTGCTACATGCGCAGCAACGGCAATGATCACTCTGTGAGCTTCAAAGCCTCCTATGCCCTGATCAAACGTCAGAGCAGTGGCGTGTTCAAGACATCTCCAGAGCATGCGGCTGTGATGATCACCGAAACAGTGGTTGAGGAACCCGGCAGCTATCCGGATTGCGGTCGATATCTGGGGGATCTGTTTGGACGCAAAAGCTCCAAGAAGTCTTCAAGCGCCAGCAGTGCCAGCTCAATCACGAACAGCAGCTCCAACGGTGCAACTTCAACAGACTGGGATGCTGATGATCGATACAGCTACTGA